The segment GTTCGTATTCCAGGGGATGTTTCTGCTTCAGCTCCTTGACCGGAATCTTTCCGGTCAACCACACCCAACTCATGGGGAAGACCTCCGGCTTCAGATGTTCATTGTAGAAATGCCAGAAGAGTATGAACACAATGGCAAGAAGTGCCTCATCGCTATGCAGTATCGCTATAAGCTGCCATATCCATCCTGTGGACCACTCAGGTATCAAGTGACTCGCCTGTATAGGAAAAGCGAGAGCGAGTCCAGAGAGCCCTATTATAAACATGCCCCAGAAGACAGCCCAGTAATCAAACTTCTGGGTATAGCTGAATCTCCCGAATTTCGGCTTGGTCTTTGCTATCCCCAGGAAGTAGAGGAAGTTATGGATTACGTCTTTAACATCCTTTGGCAGTGGTATGATGGTTGTCACTGTTCTGATCTGCATCTTACCTGTTATAAGGAGATACCCTATGTAAAGAACATGGAATGCAAAATCAAGGATCATGGTGACGCCGGCCACTCTGTGAATTATACCGGCGGTTCTTGCGCCCCCCCATATCCTTATCCACCAGCTTGATATCTCTAACCCGGCAAATTTTAATCCCCAGCCGGTAAAGGCAAGGAGCAAGAACGTGGTAAACATGATCACATGTTGAATCCTGAATATTATGTTGAATCTTTCAACTTCCTCGGGGATCTCTTTAAGAGACTTGTTCTTCTGATTCTTCATGTTCCTCCTCCTTTGTTTTTCTGAAAAAGGTATCACGGATATCGGAAAAGGCCTCTAACAGTACGTGAATGACTGTAAAAGCAATTACTGACATAGTGAGCAGTATAAGTCCCTTTTCTGCATAGCGTGGAATCGGACCGGCTTCTTTGTGGGTTATGGCCGAGACAAATTTCTTATTCGCACCCTTGTGGCATTTACCGCAGGTCCGTATCTTATTGGTACCGAATACAGGAGATGTCGGGTCGTTCTTTGATTTTACATCATGGTAACCATGACAGCTTATACAGGTAGGTGCCTTCTTGAGCCCGAGGGTGTGCTTCTGGCCATGAAAACTATCCAAATAAGTCTCCCTGACATCGGGCTCAATTCCATATTTCTTTGCCAGGGTCTCATTGCCATGGCATTTATCACAGGTCCGGACAACCTTCCACTTATTCACAGGCGAGGCCCTGTCGGAGACAGGGGTTATGTAGTGAGGGGAGCCATGGCAGTCAAGACAAAGGGGACCATCCGTGCGACCATCCTCTACGATGTTTTTCCCATGGACACTGTCAAGCACCTGAGTGTAGATTTCA is part of the bacterium BMS3Abin08 genome and harbors:
- a CDS encoding hypothetical protein (NapC/NirT cytochrome c family, N-terminal region), whose product is MKRLGVLIFWLLVVTPTTAYASDISGCIVCHNSMSVEVVYNGKEINLNVDAERFQDSVHGFLSCTQCHERFGENPHTTPANPVSAGVERIAREISRKAKVSAVALASCYKCHAEIYTQVLDSVHGKNIVEDGRTDGPLCLDCHGSPHYITPVSDRASPVNKWKVVRTCDKCHGNETLAKKYGIEPDVRETYLDSFHGQKHTLGLKKAPTCISCHGYHDVKSKNDPTSPVFGTNKIRTCGKCHKGANKKFVSAITHKEAGPIPRYAEKGLILLTMSVIAFTVIHVLLEAFSDIRDTFFRKTKEEEHEESEEQVS
- a CDS encoding formate dehydrogenase-O subunit gamma, producing MKNQKNKSLKEIPEEVERFNIIFRIQHVIMFTTFLLLAFTGWGLKFAGLEISSWWIRIWGGARTAGIIHRVAGVTMILDFAFHVLYIGYLLITGKMQIRTVTTIIPLPKDVKDVIHNFLYFLGIAKTKPKFGRFSYTQKFDYWAVFWGMFIIGLSGLALAFPIQASHLIPEWSTGWIWQLIAILHSDEALLAIVFILFWHFYNEHLKPEVFPMSWVWLTGKIPVKELKQKHPLEYELMFKEEPESREDHNDSPDDSSGEEKGA